The following coding sequences are from one Seonamhaeicola sp. ML3 window:
- a CDS encoding SurA N-terminal domain-containing protein has product MAILNKIRQKTLVLILVIAMALFAFVLSGLFDGSASFSDKSQSVVGTINGKEISREDFTQKVENAQRQLGPNATNTQVMNRVWEQEVRNAILETEYEALGITVEQDQMRDLLKTALANNPQFSNEAGLFDEYMLNEYISNLKATSAAAYKSWVDYEQQLAANGLQQNYFNLVKAGLTGTLAEGKLDHNLEGNKIDIKYVQVPYTSIADSTVQVTKSDISKYINDNRKDFEVEESRDIRFVQFKEVASVEDEAAIENELKTFLNGQLVDETGRKDTIVAFSKVKNDAEYINLKSDVKFNERFVFKSGLPSQVADSIFGLSVGEVYGPYKESGFFKLSKLIAEKNIPDSAKVRHILIPFLGSQSASPEVTLTEDQAKERADSLLAVLKRNKSKFPDFVKEFSSDQGSVANEGRYDWHPYNTMVPEFNDFEFEGKVGDMGVVKTVFGFHIIEIEGQKNKKRAVQVGTIARQIEPSEETSAKIFRDASKFEIDAAKQDFEALAKESSYTVRPVNGIKALDESIPGVGNQRPIVRWAFEEEAEVGDIKRFNVTGGYVVAQLVAKNEAGLMSVEDATATVLPKIRKEKKAEIIKERISATTLEDLATAEGGSVRTASAINMKNPTISGAGREPLVVGTAFGLSEGETSGLVVGEKGIYMVQVTKVTPAVELDNYQAAANRIEQQKSRTVSTKLYNALKAAAEIEDNRASSQVQ; this is encoded by the coding sequence ATGGCAATTTTAAACAAGATAAGACAGAAGACCTTAGTATTAATTTTAGTAATCGCAATGGCGTTGTTTGCTTTTGTGTTATCAGGTCTTTTTGATGGAAGTGCAAGTTTCTCAGATAAATCTCAAAGTGTAGTTGGCACAATAAACGGAAAAGAGATATCGCGAGAAGATTTTACTCAAAAAGTAGAAAATGCACAAAGACAACTTGGTCCTAATGCTACTAATACACAAGTAATGAATAGGGTTTGGGAACAGGAAGTTAGAAATGCCATTTTGGAAACAGAATACGAGGCTTTGGGTATTACTGTGGAGCAAGATCAAATGAGAGACTTGTTAAAAACAGCTTTGGCTAACAATCCTCAGTTTTCTAACGAAGCAGGTTTATTCGATGAATACATGCTTAATGAGTACATCTCTAATCTAAAAGCAACTTCGGCTGCTGCCTACAAAAGTTGGGTGGATTACGAGCAACAATTAGCAGCTAATGGTTTACAACAAAACTATTTTAATTTAGTTAAGGCTGGTTTAACAGGTACGTTGGCCGAAGGTAAACTAGACCATAATTTAGAAGGAAACAAGATTGACATTAAATATGTTCAAGTGCCTTACACTTCTATTGCAGATAGTACTGTACAAGTTACCAAGTCAGATATATCAAAATACATTAACGATAACAGAAAAGATTTTGAGGTTGAAGAATCGCGCGATATCAGATTTGTTCAATTCAAGGAAGTTGCTTCTGTTGAAGACGAGGCAGCAATAGAAAATGAATTGAAGACTTTTCTAAATGGCCAATTAGTTGATGAGACAGGAAGAAAAGATACTATTGTAGCTTTTTCTAAAGTTAAAAACGATGCAGAATACATCAACTTAAAATCTGATGTTAAGTTCAATGAGCGTTTTGTATTCAAATCTGGATTACCATCTCAGGTTGCAGACAGTATATTTGGTTTAAGCGTTGGAGAAGTTTATGGTCCTTACAAAGAATCTGGTTTCTTTAAGTTATCTAAACTTATCGCTGAAAAAAACATTCCAGATTCAGCTAAAGTTAGGCACATATTAATTCCGTTTTTAGGGTCGCAAAGTGCATCTCCTGAAGTAACTTTAACTGAAGATCAAGCCAAAGAAAGAGCAGATAGTTTATTGGCTGTATTAAAGAGAAATAAATCTAAATTCCCAGATTTTGTAAAAGAATTTTCCTCGGATCAAGGAAGTGTAGCTAACGAAGGACGATATGATTGGCATCCATACAACACCATGGTTCCTGAATTTAATGACTTTGAATTTGAGGGTAAAGTTGGTGATATGGGAGTTGTTAAAACTGTATTTGGATTTCACATTATAGAAATTGAAGGACAGAAAAATAAGAAGAGAGCAGTTCAGGTAGGAACTATTGCTAGACAAATAGAACCATCTGAAGAAACATCAGCTAAAATCTTTAGAGATGCATCTAAGTTTGAAATTGATGCTGCCAAACAAGATTTTGAAGCTCTTGCAAAAGAAAGCAGTTATACAGTTAGACCGGTTAACGGTATAAAAGCGTTAGACGAAAGTATTCCTGGTGTTGGTAACCAAAGACCAATTGTACGTTGGGCTTTTGAAGAAGAAGCTGAAGTTGGTGATATAAAACGTTTCAACGTTACTGGAGGATATGTTGTTGCACAATTAGTGGCTAAGAATGAAGCAGGTTTAATGTCTGTTGAAGATGCAACGGCAACTGTATTACCAAAGATCAGAAAAGAAAAGAAAGCTGAGATTATAAAAGAAAGAATATCGGCTACTACCTTAGAGGATTTAGCAACTGCCGAAGGTGGTTCTGTAAGAACTGCATCTGCAATAAACATGAAAAACCCAACCATTTCTGGAGCAGGTAGAGAGCCGCTTGTAGTTGGGACTGCATTTGGTTTATCTGAAGGAGAGACTTCAGGACTTGTTGTTGGAGAGAAAGGGATTTATATGGTTCAGGTTACAAAGGTTACTCCGGCCGTAGAACTTGATAACTATCAAGCCGCAGCAAACCGTATTGAACAACAAAAATCCAGAACGGTGTCAACCAAGTTATACAATGCTCTAAAGGCTGCTGCAGAGATTGAAGATAACAGAGCATCGTCTCAGGTTCAATAA
- a CDS encoding GYDIA family GHMP kinase, translating to MKHYFSHGKLLITGEYLVLDGAQALAIPTKYGQSLEIETIPESSIYWESIDLNGSIWFKTEIKIAPNGDLKSAQNDVVTERLIEIFNAIKTQKPDFFGIEGGYSIKTVLDFPKNWGLGTSSTLINNLSNWADINAFKLLDLTFGGSGYDIACAQNDGPIIYKTIPKGQPEVETTPFNPIFKEDLYFIHLNKKQNSRDGIAYYRAQQKEALKDVILEINAITSKMVSCRDLNEFQDLMDKHETIIANITNQTPVKEQLFKDFNGSIKSLGAWGGDFIMAACDTNPTNYFTNKGFETIIPYSAMVL from the coding sequence ATGAAGCATTATTTTAGTCACGGTAAGTTATTAATCACTGGAGAATATTTGGTTCTAGACGGGGCACAAGCCCTAGCTATTCCCACTAAATACGGACAATCTCTGGAAATAGAGACAATACCTGAATCGTCTATCTACTGGGAAAGCATAGATTTAAATGGTTCTATTTGGTTTAAAACAGAAATAAAAATAGCTCCTAACGGAGATCTTAAATCTGCCCAAAATGATGTTGTTACCGAAAGACTGATTGAAATATTTAATGCAATTAAAACTCAAAAGCCTGACTTTTTTGGTATTGAAGGTGGTTATAGCATAAAAACAGTTCTAGATTTTCCTAAAAACTGGGGTTTAGGAACGTCCTCTACCTTAATAAACAACTTGTCTAATTGGGCAGACATTAATGCCTTTAAGTTACTAGACCTAACTTTTGGGGGCAGCGGTTATGACATTGCATGCGCCCAAAATGATGGCCCTATCATTTATAAAACGATACCGAAAGGGCAACCTGAAGTTGAAACAACACCATTTAATCCAATTTTTAAAGAGGATTTATATTTTATTCACCTTAATAAAAAACAAAATAGCCGAGATGGCATTGCTTACTACCGGGCTCAACAAAAAGAAGCGCTTAAAGATGTTATTTTAGAGATTAATGCTATTACATCAAAAATGGTTTCTTGTCGTGATTTGAACGAATTTCAAGATTTAATGGATAAACACGAAACTATAATAGCCAACATAACCAATCAAACTCCAGTAAAAGAACAGTTGTTTAAAGATTTCAACGGAAGCATTAAAAGTCTTGGTGCGTGGGGAGGAGATTTTATTATGGCTGCATGCGATACAAATCCAACTAATTATTTTACAAATAAAGGGTTTGAAACCATTATCCCTTACAGTGCTATGGTATTATAA
- a CDS encoding thioredoxin fold domain-containing protein, which yields MKRLHFVLLLTIFTSLGVVAQEIHWVSLNEALSLQKKTPKKIMMDVYTNWCGPCKMLDRNTFHNNDVVEYVNKHYYAVKFNAEGNDTVSYEGRTFKNPNYNPSLANRRNSAHELSRYLQIQAYPTIVFLDEGGKLIFPLRGYKTPVQLELYLKMFKNDKHKEIETQEEFNTYYKAFKPEFKNKEE from the coding sequence ATGAAAAGATTACATTTTGTACTCCTACTTACTATTTTTACTTCTCTTGGAGTTGTAGCCCAAGAAATACATTGGGTGAGCTTAAATGAGGCTTTAAGCCTTCAAAAGAAGACTCCCAAAAAGATTATGATGGATGTTTACACCAACTGGTGTGGCCCTTGTAAAATGCTGGACAGGAATACATTTCATAATAATGATGTTGTTGAATATGTAAACAAGCATTATTACGCCGTAAAGTTTAATGCTGAAGGAAATGATACTGTAAGTTATGAGGGTAGAACCTTTAAAAACCCGAATTATAATCCTAGTTTGGCAAATAGACGCAATTCGGCTCATGAGCTATCGAGATATCTTCAAATACAGGCCTATCCTACCATTGTATTTCTAGATGAAGGTGGGAAATTAATTTTTCCACTTAGAGGATATAAAACACCTGTTCAGCTAGAGTTGTATTTAAAAATGTTCAAGAACGATAAACACAAGGAAATAGAAACGCAAGAGGAATTCAATACATATTACAAAGCGTTTAAACCCGAATTTAAAAATAAAGAAGAATGA
- a CDS encoding S9 family peptidase: MRYLKYFFGVLFLLTSIINAQNKDITLEEIWKGAFRTERMDVLHSMANGQQYSVLNFNRANGNTSIDIYDYQTLEKVKTLVSSADLSAVNYFSDYKFSLDEKKVVLATNEESIYRHSSAGNYFVFDIESGTLDLISEQLIQEPTFSPDGKKVAYAYNNNLYVKDLITGDTLQITTDGKKNSIINGITDWVYEEEFAFVRAFEWNSDSNKIAFIRFDETEVPEFSMDIYGTGLYQTQQVFKYPKAGEKNSVVSLHVYDLNSKTVSLVNFGKAYEDFYIPRIKWTNESNILSAHFLNRHQNELDLWFINTEDNTATLVLEERDDAYVEITDNLTFLKNNSFIWTSEKDGFNHIYHYNKKGDLINQVTKGNWEVTNYYGYDEKTKRIFYQSVENSSINRDVYSIKLNGRDKKRLTKSDGTNNASFSADFSYFINAFSSATSPPEYALNSSASGNLIKSIKDNDKLARKLSDYKTSKKEFSTIDVNGYDLNMWMIKPANFDETKQYPLFMTQYSGPGSQSVANSWNGTNDYWFQYLAQQGYIVVCIDGRGTGFKGAAFKKVTQKQLGKYEVEDQIAAAKQLGERPYIDASRIGIWGWSYGGFMSSNCLFKGNDVFKMAIAVAPPTSWRFYDTIYTERYMTTPQENPSGYDDNSPINHVDKLKGDFLLVHGSADDNVHVQNTMRLAEALIQADKPFEWAVYPDDNHGIYGGNTRLHLYKKMTNFIHENLGDKREKVVEKKHEEIKVKG; this comes from the coding sequence ATGAGATACCTTAAATATTTTTTTGGCGTTTTATTTTTACTCACTTCAATTATTAACGCTCAAAATAAAGACATTACATTAGAGGAAATATGGAAAGGAGCGTTTAGAACAGAGCGTATGGACGTTCTCCATTCTATGGCCAATGGGCAACAGTATTCGGTGCTTAACTTTAACAGAGCTAACGGTAATACGTCTATAGATATCTACGACTATCAAACCTTAGAAAAGGTAAAGACTCTAGTGAGTTCAGCAGATTTAAGTGCTGTAAATTATTTTTCAGACTATAAGTTTAGCCTGGATGAAAAAAAAGTGGTTTTAGCAACTAACGAGGAGTCCATTTACAGGCATTCATCCGCGGGTAATTATTTTGTGTTTGATATTGAAAGCGGTACACTTGATTTAATTTCAGAGCAACTTATTCAGGAGCCTACTTTTTCACCCGATGGAAAAAAGGTAGCTTATGCCTACAACAATAATCTATATGTGAAGGATTTGATAACAGGTGATACGCTTCAAATAACTACCGATGGAAAAAAGAACAGTATTATCAATGGTATTACAGATTGGGTATACGAAGAAGAGTTTGCTTTTGTAAGAGCTTTTGAATGGAATTCAGACAGTAATAAAATAGCATTTATTAGATTTGACGAAACTGAAGTTCCGGAGTTTTCTATGGATATTTATGGAACGGGACTTTATCAAACACAACAAGTCTTTAAGTATCCTAAGGCAGGTGAAAAAAACTCAGTGGTCTCACTTCATGTCTATGATTTGAATTCTAAAACTGTAAGTTTGGTGAACTTTGGGAAGGCTTATGAAGATTTCTACATTCCAAGAATAAAATGGACCAATGAAAGTAATATTTTAAGCGCCCATTTTTTAAATAGGCATCAAAATGAATTGGATTTATGGTTCATTAATACAGAAGATAATACAGCAACGCTGGTTCTTGAGGAACGTGATGATGCTTATGTTGAAATTACAGATAATCTCACCTTTTTAAAGAACAACAGTTTTATTTGGACAAGTGAGAAAGATGGTTTTAACCACATTTATCACTATAACAAAAAAGGAGACCTTATAAATCAAGTTACTAAAGGAAACTGGGAGGTAACCAATTATTATGGTTACGATGAGAAGACAAAGCGTATATTCTATCAATCGGTAGAAAATAGCTCTATAAACAGAGATGTCTATTCTATAAAATTAAACGGTCGCGATAAAAAGAGGTTGACTAAGAGTGACGGAACGAACAACGCATCATTTAGTGCAGATTTCTCGTATTTTATAAATGCTTTTTCCAGTGCTACGTCTCCACCAGAATATGCTTTGAACAGCTCTGCTTCGGGAAATCTCATAAAGAGTATCAAGGATAATGATAAACTAGCTCGAAAACTTTCAGACTATAAAACTTCAAAAAAAGAGTTCAGTACTATAGATGTTAACGGGTACGATTTGAATATGTGGATGATTAAACCGGCTAATTTTGATGAGACAAAGCAGTATCCGTTGTTTATGACTCAATATTCTGGTCCAGGATCTCAGTCTGTAGCCAATAGTTGGAACGGTACAAATGATTATTGGTTTCAATACCTAGCACAACAAGGCTATATTGTTGTTTGTATAGATGGAAGAGGTACTGGGTTTAAAGGAGCCGCCTTTAAGAAGGTTACTCAAAAACAACTTGGGAAATATGAAGTTGAAGACCAAATAGCAGCAGCTAAACAACTTGGCGAACGTCCTTATATAGATGCCAGTAGAATTGGAATTTGGGGATGGAGTTATGGAGGCTTTATGAGTAGTAATTGTTTGTTTAAAGGTAATGATGTTTTTAAAATGGCTATTGCTGTGGCGCCTCCTACCAGTTGGAGATTCTATGATACGATTTATACAGAACGTTACATGACGACACCTCAGGAAAACCCCAGTGGCTATGACGATAACTCACCTATTAACCATGTAGATAAATTAAAAGGAGATTTTCTTTTGGTCCATGGTTCTGCTGATGATAACGTACACGTACAAAATACTATGCGATTGGCCGAAGCCTTGATTCAGGCAGATAAACCATTTGAATGGGCTGTTTACCCAGATGATAATCATGGTATTTATGGAGGTAATACCAGGCTACATTTATATAAAAAAATGACCAATTTCATTCATGAGAATCTTGGAGACAAAAGAGAGAAGGTTGTTGAAAAGAAACATGAAGAGATTAAGGTTAAAGGATAA
- a CDS encoding peptide MFS transporter — translation MANSETIKQKELFGHPVGLYVLFFTEMWERFSYYGMRALLTLYLVEVTTSDNPGLGWSSGEALALYGWYTMLVYVMSIPGGWIADKFLGQKKSVLYGGILLVAGHSVLAIEQMWAFYSGLALIIAGVGMLKPNISTMVGGLYKQGDIRRDKGFTIFYIGINVGAFLSSLIVGYVGEVHGWHYGFGLAGIGMTLGLIQYVLGQKHLKYVGNFLGSSENQEEKEAMKRPLTKIEKERVVVLFISFLLVVVFWGAFEQAGGLMNIYAKENTNRMLLGWEVPATWFQSLNAMFIIFLGTSVALYWANRKLKGKVASSLFKMIIGLIIMGTGFFFMTAAAAQYESTGASAMYWLVLAYLFHTVGELCISPVALSYITKLAPVKYASLMMGVYFAMTGFGNKVAGLLGEASESLGEYAIFTGIAVFCLVFGALVMVFRKKLETLTHGAEDNEREMKYDETEGFELAEN, via the coding sequence ATGGCAAATTCTGAAACAATAAAGCAAAAAGAACTTTTTGGGCATCCGGTTGGGTTGTATGTTCTTTTTTTTACCGAAATGTGGGAGCGATTTTCGTACTACGGAATGCGTGCATTATTAACACTTTATTTAGTAGAGGTTACCACTTCTGATAACCCTGGATTAGGTTGGTCAAGTGGAGAGGCCTTAGCGCTTTATGGTTGGTATACAATGCTTGTTTATGTCATGTCGATTCCAGGAGGTTGGATTGCAGATAAGTTTTTAGGTCAAAAAAAATCTGTGCTTTATGGAGGTATTCTTTTGGTTGCCGGGCACAGTGTATTGGCTATTGAGCAGATGTGGGCTTTTTATTCTGGACTTGCATTGATTATTGCCGGTGTGGGTATGTTAAAACCAAACATTTCAACAATGGTTGGAGGTCTTTATAAGCAAGGCGATATTAGAAGAGATAAAGGTTTTACAATATTTTATATCGGTATAAATGTTGGTGCATTTCTTTCAAGTTTAATAGTTGGGTATGTAGGAGAGGTGCATGGATGGCATTATGGCTTTGGTCTTGCGGGTATTGGAATGACCTTAGGTCTTATACAATATGTTTTGGGACAAAAGCATCTTAAGTATGTGGGTAACTTTTTGGGGTCTTCCGAAAACCAAGAAGAAAAGGAAGCAATGAAAAGACCTTTAACTAAAATAGAAAAAGAAAGGGTAGTGGTTTTATTCATTTCATTCTTATTAGTTGTTGTTTTTTGGGGTGCCTTTGAACAAGCTGGAGGTTTAATGAATATTTATGCAAAAGAAAACACAAATAGAATGTTGTTAGGGTGGGAGGTTCCTGCGACCTGGTTTCAATCGTTAAACGCTATGTTTATAATTTTCCTAGGAACTTCTGTAGCACTTTATTGGGCCAATAGAAAATTAAAAGGAAAAGTTGCTTCCTCTTTATTTAAAATGATTATTGGTTTGATTATAATGGGAACAGGTTTCTTTTTTATGACCGCAGCTGCAGCTCAATATGAAAGCACTGGGGCGTCAGCTATGTATTGGTTAGTGTTAGCTTATCTATTCCATACTGTTGGGGAACTTTGTATTTCTCCGGTCGCTCTTTCTTATATAACTAAATTAGCGCCTGTAAAATATGCCTCATTAATGATGGGAGTTTACTTTGCAATGACAGGATTTGGTAATAAAGTAGCAGGGCTTTTGGGAGAAGCATCAGAGAGTTTAGGGGAGTATGCAATATTTACAGGAATTGCTGTTTTTTGTTTAGTATTTGGTGCATTGGTTATGGTTTTTAGGAAGAAATTAGAAACTCTAACACATGGAGCAGAAGATAATGAACGTGAGATGAAATATGATGAAACAGAAGGTTTTGAGTTAGCAGAGAATTAA
- a CDS encoding hydroxymethylglutaryl-CoA reductase, degradative, protein MSKTIAGFSKLSKEQKIDWLANTHFVNQKEAKAILKQYWNTNDKLQKLHDEFIENTITNYYLPLGVAPNFLINNKLYTIPMAIEESSVVAAASKAAKFWLDRGGFKTEVISTTKIGQVHFIYKGDFNKLEQYFQHIKSALFEDTKSITANMEKRGGGILDIELRNKTEDIENYYQLHASFETLDAMGANFINSCLEQFAKTFKANALEFELFTAEEKDIDIIMSILSNYVPNCIVKAEVSCHVDELSENNKISGKAFAEKFVQAVSIAEKEPYRAVTHNKGIMNGIDAVVLATGNDFRAIEACVHAYASRNGQYSSLTHAKIENDIFRFWIEIPLALGTVGGLTSLHPLVKLGLELLDKPSAKELMQIVAVAGLAQNFAALRSLTTTGIQQGHMKMHLMNILNQFEATDTEKKRLVEHFKTNTVTHSAVVEALNNLR, encoded by the coding sequence ATGAGTAAAACTATTGCCGGTTTTTCCAAACTTTCTAAAGAACAAAAAATCGATTGGCTTGCAAATACGCATTTTGTCAACCAAAAAGAGGCCAAGGCCATACTTAAACAATATTGGAATACTAATGATAAGCTCCAAAAATTACACGATGAGTTTATTGAAAACACCATAACCAATTATTATTTGCCGCTTGGTGTAGCACCAAACTTTCTAATAAACAACAAGCTTTACACCATACCCATGGCCATTGAGGAAAGTTCTGTTGTAGCAGCAGCAAGTAAAGCAGCTAAATTTTGGCTGGACAGAGGCGGCTTTAAAACGGAGGTTATCTCGACTACCAAAATAGGCCAGGTTCATTTCATCTATAAAGGCGATTTTAATAAGTTAGAACAGTATTTTCAACATATAAAGTCCGCTTTATTTGAGGACACCAAATCCATAACAGCCAATATGGAAAAACGTGGCGGTGGCATTCTAGATATTGAACTTAGAAATAAAACCGAAGATATCGAGAATTACTACCAGCTTCATGCTTCTTTTGAAACTCTCGATGCCATGGGAGCTAATTTCATCAATTCTTGTCTTGAACAGTTTGCTAAAACCTTTAAGGCTAATGCTCTGGAGTTTGAATTATTTACTGCCGAAGAAAAGGATATAGATATCATTATGAGTATCTTATCTAACTATGTTCCAAATTGCATAGTGAAAGCTGAAGTTAGCTGTCACGTTGATGAACTTTCCGAAAACAACAAGATATCTGGAAAAGCCTTTGCCGAAAAATTTGTTCAAGCCGTATCGATAGCTGAAAAAGAACCTTACAGAGCTGTTACCCACAATAAGGGTATCATGAACGGTATTGATGCCGTAGTTCTTGCTACTGGGAACGATTTTAGAGCTATTGAAGCCTGTGTACACGCGTATGCTTCTAGAAACGGACAGTATAGCAGCCTTACTCACGCTAAAATAGAAAACGATATTTTTCGATTTTGGATTGAAATACCCCTAGCCTTAGGAACAGTAGGTGGCCTTACAAGTTTACATCCGCTCGTAAAATTAGGACTGGAACTACTAGACAAACCTTCTGCTAAAGAACTTATGCAAATTGTTGCTGTTGCCGGACTTGCACAAAATTTCGCTGCATTGCGTTCACTTACCACGACAGGTATTCAACAAGGACACATGAAAATGCACCTCATGAACATCTTAAATCAATTCGAGGCTACAGATACCGAAAAAAAGAGACTGGTAGAACATTTTAAAACCAATACCGTAACACATAGTGCCGTGGTAGAAGCTTTAAACAATCTAAGATAA
- a CDS encoding peptide MFS transporter: MNTDIQNLFKDKVLGHPAGLFVLFFTEMWERFSFYGMRVLLVNFLTMAITASNPGWGWSAENAGALFGTYAMLLYVTPILGGIIADKITGYRWAVIIGSVIMALGHAFMALETELSLYLGLALLVIGTGFFKPNITSIISEMYKNNPEKKDGAYTIFYMGVNAGAFFGMMLCGYLAEKIGWAYGFGLAGIFMLLGTLQFWFSGNLFGNIGAKPSKIHEVELPQNINEESPEVKSQSNNEEKLNPFTFFDKVLIGITSLIALAYAINDPMSKIVKIDIFSWAQTSSLEGQYVIVIAGLILFLILSVSRISRYTKIVRDRMIAFIIFAFFTVFFWMSFEQGASSLILFARDNVNRVLIGNAAVTFNIINAILTIVPLVIITYVLYLLWKKTFKKIPGSNVVLVLCFLSMWGLVVWMLNREFTAEISEITVSWFSILNSFFIIVFASFFSKWWESKYNPSAATKYALGLVIMAVGFGLLAFGSYGVQAGVKVSMIWLVMAYLFHTLGELCLSPVGLSYVSKLVPARMIALMFGMWYLAIAIGNKLAAVIGGQIENITKEYSLSTFFLIFTIVPLVAGLLVYALNPVLKKLMHGVR; the protein is encoded by the coding sequence ATGAATACAGATATACAAAATTTATTTAAAGATAAAGTCTTAGGTCATCCAGCTGGGCTTTTCGTTCTATTCTTTACTGAAATGTGGGAGCGTTTTTCATTTTACGGGATGAGAGTTCTTTTGGTAAATTTTCTAACAATGGCCATTACAGCTTCAAATCCTGGATGGGGATGGAGTGCTGAAAATGCTGGAGCGTTATTTGGAACTTATGCAATGTTACTTTACGTAACACCAATTTTAGGAGGTATTATCGCTGATAAGATTACAGGGTATAGGTGGGCTGTTATAATAGGTTCGGTTATAATGGCATTGGGTCATGCTTTTATGGCACTAGAAACAGAGCTTTCATTATATCTAGGCTTAGCTTTATTGGTTATTGGTACAGGTTTTTTTAAGCCAAATATAACGTCGATAATTTCAGAGATGTATAAGAATAATCCAGAAAAAAAAGATGGTGCCTATACCATTTTTTATATGGGTGTTAATGCGGGTGCATTTTTCGGAATGATGTTATGTGGTTACTTGGCGGAAAAAATAGGTTGGGCTTATGGATTTGGTTTAGCTGGAATTTTTATGTTATTGGGAACTTTACAGTTTTGGTTTTCGGGAAATCTGTTTGGGAATATTGGTGCTAAGCCGAGCAAAATACATGAAGTTGAATTGCCTCAAAACATAAATGAGGAATCACCAGAGGTGAAGTCACAAAGTAATAATGAAGAAAAGTTAAATCCTTTCACTTTTTTTGATAAGGTATTGATTGGAATAACTTCACTAATTGCGTTAGCATATGCAATAAATGACCCGATGTCTAAAATTGTTAAGATTGATATCTTTTCTTGGGCGCAAACTTCAAGTTTAGAGGGACAGTATGTTATAGTCATAGCAGGTTTAATATTGTTTTTGATTCTTAGTGTAAGTCGGATTTCTAGGTATACTAAAATTGTGAGGGATAGAATGATTGCTTTTATCATTTTTGCTTTTTTTACGGTTTTCTTTTGGATGAGTTTTGAACAGGGGGCTTCATCATTGATTCTTTTTGCTAGAGATAATGTTAATAGAGTTTTAATTGGAAATGCTGCAGTGACTTTCAATATCATTAATGCCATATTGACTATAGTACCTTTGGTAATTATCACATATGTTTTGTATTTACTTTGGAAAAAAACGTTTAAAAAGATTCCGGGGTCAAACGTTGTTTTGGTATTGTGCTTTTTAAGTATGTGGGGCTTGGTGGTATGGATGTTGAACAGGGAATTTACTGCTGAAATTTCGGAAATAACAGTATCGTGGTTTAGTATTTTGAATTCGTTCTTCATAATCGTTTTCGCTTCATTCTTTTCTAAATGGTGGGAAAGTAAATATAATCCGTCAGCTGCTACAAAATATGCTTTAGGGCTTGTAATTATGGCAGTTGGTTTTGGTTTGTTAGCTTTTGGTTCCTATGGCGTTCAAGCAGGTGTGAAAGTTAGTATGATATGGTTGGTAATGGCCTATTTGTTTCATACTCTTGGCGAATTATGTTTATCACCTGTTGGTTTGTCTTATGTGAGCAAGCTGGTCCCAGCAAGAATGATTGCTTTGATGTTTGGTATGTGGTATTTAGCTATAGCTATTGGTAACAAGTTGGCAGCAGTTATTGGTGGTCAAATCGAAAACATTACAAAGGAGTATAGTTTGTCGACTTTCTTCTTAATCTTTACCATTGTACCATTAGTGGCAGGTTTGTTGGTCTATGCTCTTAATCCAGTACTTAAAAAACTCATGCACGGTGTTCGTTAA